One window of Myxococcus fulvus genomic DNA carries:
- a CDS encoding DUF2780 domain-containing protein, protein MDLIGQLSQQLGLDGTQAQGLAGGLLKLVQGTVKEKLGADTANQLGQAIPEMDTWQKAAPPAEPEGGGLMGALGGLMGGQGGGAGGLLGALGGAAAQGAEVAAVVSLLGRFNLDASKATLVAPLLLDFLKSRLDPALVGKVLSVLPLLTGGGASGGGLGGLGGLFGGR, encoded by the coding sequence ATGGACCTCATCGGACAGCTCTCCCAGCAGCTCGGACTCGATGGCACGCAGGCGCAGGGCCTCGCGGGCGGCCTGCTGAAGCTGGTGCAGGGCACGGTGAAGGAGAAGCTCGGCGCGGACACCGCGAACCAGCTGGGCCAGGCCATCCCGGAGATGGACACGTGGCAGAAGGCCGCGCCTCCCGCCGAGCCGGAAGGTGGCGGGCTCATGGGCGCGCTCGGCGGGCTCATGGGCGGCCAGGGCGGCGGCGCGGGAGGGCTGCTGGGCGCGCTGGGTGGCGCCGCGGCGCAGGGCGCGGAGGTGGCCGCCGTCGTCTCGCTGCTCGGCCGCTTCAACCTGGACGCGAGCAAGGCCACCCTCGTGGCGCCGCTGCTGCTCGACTTCCTCAAGTCGCGCCTGGACCCGGCGCTCGTCGGCAAGGTCCTCTCCGTCCTCCCCCTGCTCACCGGTGGCGGCGCCTCCGGCGGCGGCCTGGGCGGTCTGGGCGGGTTGTTCGGCGGACGCTGA
- a CDS encoding NUDIX hydrolase — MSDGDAWRGNIKARLYERVRERGYESITSFANDRPTASLVALAEELGREDVAGVQVLSAMLHEAEQSRRVTRFVRDVLVRMLSQSLPDGWPAVLDDASRFQVARALGRWTGYTPETHQKQVDRAGDALLANPPPAGWRPLGPDDELLRALLPDDEA, encoded by the coding sequence ATGAGCGACGGAGATGCTTGGCGGGGAAACATCAAGGCCCGCCTGTACGAACGGGTGCGCGAGCGTGGCTATGAGTCAATCACCTCTTTCGCAAACGACCGTCCCACTGCCTCGTTGGTGGCGCTAGCCGAAGAGCTGGGTCGCGAGGACGTCGCGGGCGTGCAGGTTCTAAGTGCCATGCTCCATGAGGCGGAACAGAGCAGGCGGGTCACGCGCTTTGTTCGAGACGTTCTTGTGCGCATGTTGTCCCAGAGTCTTCCTGATGGGTGGCCGGCCGTATTGGACGATGCGAGCCGATTCCAGGTTGCCAGGGCTCTGGGCCGTTGGACGGGATACACCCCCGAGACCCACCAGAAACAAGTCGACCGGGCAGGGGATGCGCTCCTCGCCAATCCGCCGCCGGCCGGCTGGCGCCCGCTCGGACCCGACGATGAACTGCTCCGGGCGCTCCTGCCGGACGATGAAGCTTGA
- a CDS encoding phosphotransferase family protein — protein MGDTQRKYPGYTGQVRAAPALTEAEAAARIHARFPSLATARVVHLGEGLDHQAFEVDGRFVFRFPKSDEAASHLAWEARLTAWLAPRLPLAVPRYRFLGGSAEGGPPSLGGYEKLPGTPALLVEAGRLDLSALGRELGTFLGALHALEPTEVPEDDDPELEAWSAAAVEDLQVAVEHGHVDSHQATAWKRRFLERPMEGGGAPRLLHGDFAAEHVLVDARGALTGVIDWSDACSGDPGRDFAGLLHWGGAPMLASALETYGGVSPAVLTRAAWFAACRAVADLAFGQTQRRPEYIAAGQRALTWLATANARRHGP, from the coding sequence ATGGGTGATACGCAGCGGAAATATCCCGGTTACACGGGTCAGGTGCGTGCGGCTCCAGCCCTCACCGAGGCGGAGGCCGCCGCGCGCATCCACGCGCGGTTCCCCTCGCTCGCGACGGCGCGGGTCGTCCACCTGGGCGAGGGCCTGGACCATCAAGCCTTCGAGGTGGACGGGCGCTTCGTCTTCCGTTTCCCCAAGAGCGACGAGGCCGCCTCACACCTGGCATGGGAGGCGCGCCTGACGGCGTGGCTGGCGCCCCGGTTGCCCCTGGCGGTTCCCCGCTATCGATTCCTTGGGGGCTCGGCCGAGGGAGGCCCACCGAGCCTCGGTGGCTACGAGAAGCTGCCCGGAACGCCCGCGCTGCTCGTCGAGGCGGGACGGCTCGACCTGTCCGCGCTTGGGCGTGAGCTGGGGACCTTCCTGGGCGCGCTCCATGCGCTCGAGCCGACCGAGGTACCGGAGGACGATGACCCGGAGCTCGAAGCCTGGTCGGCGGCCGCCGTGGAGGATTTGCAGGTCGCCGTCGAACACGGCCATGTCGATTCGCATCAGGCGACGGCGTGGAAGCGGCGATTCCTGGAGCGCCCCATGGAGGGAGGTGGCGCGCCGCGGCTGCTCCATGGCGACTTCGCGGCCGAGCATGTCCTGGTGGATGCCCGGGGTGCGCTCACCGGGGTCATCGACTGGAGCGACGCGTGCAGCGGAGACCCCGGGAGGGATTTCGCCGGGCTGCTCCACTGGGGAGGAGCGCCCATGCTGGCCTCGGCGCTGGAGACGTATGGAGGGGTGAGCCCCGCCGTCCTCACGCGAGCAGCGTGGTTCGCGGCTTGCCGCGCGGTGGCGGACCTCGCCTTCGGGCAGACGCAGCGGCGGCCGGAGTACATCGCCGCCGGTCAGCGGGCGCTCACCTGGCTCGCCACCGCGAATGCCCGCCGCCACGGCCCGTGA
- a CDS encoding ester cyclase gives MTPEIRRKARQKLVLDHFRDEVRQQWDDVLSTFPHPHYELVSTMTVHDGGLAVREYYRSTRVAFPDQHHELISLRHSDDAVIVEFWLMGTHLGPLGNIPPTGSRFRVRMTGFFIFDASETLVCERVYFDTLSMLKQLLGGLDMRSPKNWLLAVRCFKGLLSMTRGEPPAVLTQTTPPVLED, from the coding sequence ATGACTCCCGAGATTCGACGCAAGGCCCGTCAGAAGCTGGTGCTGGACCACTTCCGCGACGAGGTGCGGCAGCAGTGGGACGACGTCCTGTCGACGTTCCCCCATCCCCACTACGAGCTGGTCTCCACGATGACGGTGCACGACGGCGGCCTGGCGGTGCGCGAGTACTACCGGAGCACCCGCGTCGCGTTCCCGGACCAGCACCACGAGCTCATCTCCCTGCGGCACAGCGACGACGCGGTCATCGTCGAGTTCTGGCTGATGGGGACCCACCTGGGCCCCCTGGGGAACATCCCGCCCACGGGCAGCCGCTTCCGCGTGCGCATGACGGGGTTCTTCATCTTCGATGCGTCGGAGACCCTGGTCTGTGAGCGCGTCTATTTCGACACGCTCAGCATGCTCAAGCAGCTCCTGGGCGGCCTGGACATGCGCTCTCCCAAGAACTGGCTGCTCGCCGTGCGCTGCTTCAAGGGCCTGTTGTCCATGACCCGCGGCGAGCCCCCGGCGGTGCTCACCCAGACGACACCGCCGGTGCTCGAGGACTGA
- a CDS encoding aminotransferase class I/II-fold pyridoxal phosphate-dependent enzyme — protein sequence MTRITHRGECRCLEPWTGSSVLLGNTPQSVALERHVADFLDMPEALLFPTGWAAGYGVIKGLVRPADHVVMDGLSHSCLQEGAQAATHNVHRFHHNALAECRALLEEIRAHDAHHGIMVVTESLFSMNSDSPNIVALRALCHELDATLVVDVAHDLGNLGADGKGVIGDQGMLGHADLVMGSFSKTFCSNGGFVACHTRALKEYLRFYSPPCIFSNALSPSQAATVLKAFEIIESAEGRRLREQLLGNILELRRQLEEAGFEVYGEPSAIVCVKIGSEALARLVSRHVQDAGRLANLVEYPAVAKGQARFRLQVMANHTHGNIRDAVAALKAANAAGRSAFDRLGAAWLQPPEPTARWH from the coding sequence TTGACTCGAATCACCCACCGGGGGGAGTGCCGATGTCTGGAACCATGGACGGGCTCCTCCGTCCTGCTGGGCAACACCCCGCAGTCGGTGGCGCTGGAGCGACATGTCGCCGACTTCCTCGACATGCCGGAGGCCCTCCTCTTCCCGACGGGCTGGGCCGCCGGCTACGGCGTCATCAAGGGGCTGGTGCGCCCCGCGGACCATGTCGTCATGGATGGCTTGTCGCACTCCTGTCTCCAGGAGGGCGCCCAGGCCGCCACCCACAACGTCCACCGCTTCCACCACAATGCTCTGGCCGAGTGTCGCGCCCTGCTCGAGGAGATCCGCGCCCATGACGCCCATCACGGCATCATGGTGGTGACCGAGAGCCTGTTCTCCATGAACAGCGACAGCCCGAACATCGTCGCGCTCCGGGCGCTCTGCCACGAACTCGACGCGACGCTGGTCGTGGATGTGGCCCATGACCTCGGCAACCTCGGCGCGGACGGAAAGGGCGTCATCGGCGACCAGGGCATGCTGGGCCACGCCGACCTGGTGATGGGCTCCTTCTCCAAGACCTTCTGCTCGAATGGCGGCTTCGTGGCCTGCCACACCCGCGCGCTGAAGGAGTACCTGCGCTTCTACAGTCCGCCCTGCATCTTCTCCAACGCCCTGTCTCCCTCGCAGGCCGCCACCGTCCTGAAGGCCTTCGAAATCATCGAGAGCGCCGAAGGCCGGCGGCTGCGTGAGCAGCTCCTGGGCAACATCCTGGAGCTGCGCCGCCAATTGGAGGAGGCGGGCTTCGAGGTCTACGGCGAACCCTCCGCCATCGTCTGCGTGAAGATTGGCTCGGAGGCCCTGGCCCGACTGGTCAGCCGACACGTGCAGGACGCGGGGCGGCTCGCCAACCTCGTGGAGTACCCCGCCGTGGCCAAGGGCCAGGCGAGGTTCCGGCTGCAGGTGATGGCCAACCACACACACGGGAACATCCGCGACGCCGTCGCGGCCCTGAAGGCCGCCAACGCCGCGGGGCGCTCCGCCTTCGATCGACTCGGCGCGGCGTGGCTCCAGCCCCCAGAACCCACCGCGCGGTGGCACTGA
- a CDS encoding ABC transporter permease, producing the protein MPALLDDVRFAIRLLLKSRGFTLVSLLTLALAIGANTALFSVVNAVLLRPLPYPEPDQLMQVVRLNKDHGRSASQSIAGYVWMTAEGSPFSRVSAHEQLLSGFSIVGDGLPERLPGARVTGSFFETFGTRPTLGRGFLPEEDVVGGPRVVVLSEGLWQRRFGGAPDVVGRSIVLNDEPYTVVGVAPATFAHPRGALLWTPLQLDLTDQADVNFLFVTGRLRPGITLDGATAMLRTLGGRVRTQSPGLLDEGQDYVPVELRTFLAGDLRQALWVLLGAVGLVLLIACVNLANLQLARAATRNREWVVRAALGAAPGRLARQMLTESLLLSVLGGGLGVLLASAALPGLLSLAPDSSPLLSGDSTQVGIDGTVLGFTLGASLLTGLLFGLLPAWQASRTDLETALREGAQRTSLGPTGGRTRALLVVGQVALAVMLLVGAALLIRGFFALQDVQPGFDPRGVHVLRMSLPEARYGTLQALERFEAQVEERVRALPGVEVVGFTSALPMGAGPSMSFSIEGRYTGDDNGPGAGWGQYRPVTPGYFQALRIGLVRGRLLTESDVAGSEPVVVINETAARRFWRGEDPMGQRIRVAHSVPALRDEVPRVVVGVVRDVREDGLNDEPPPVMYLAPGQMSQGITSLLVRMIPRNLLVRAPGGHAEVIAAVQREVWAVDAQQPVMETLKLEDHVARSLGSERFNMVLLAMMAALALLLAAVGIYGVLSYLVGQRTRELGVRLALGATRGQVVRLVLRQGLGSVAGGVVLGCAGALALTRLVSGFVHGVSALDPLSFIAAPLVLLTVGLVATWIPALRASRVDPIIALKYD; encoded by the coding sequence GTGCCCGCGCTGCTCGACGATGTCCGCTTCGCCATCCGGCTCTTGCTCAAGAGCCGAGGCTTCACGCTCGTCTCGCTCCTGACGCTGGCCCTGGCCATCGGGGCGAACACCGCGCTCTTCAGCGTGGTCAACGCCGTGCTGTTGAGGCCCTTGCCGTACCCCGAGCCCGACCAGCTGATGCAGGTGGTGCGCCTCAACAAGGACCACGGGCGCTCGGCGTCGCAGTCCATCGCGGGCTACGTGTGGATGACCGCGGAGGGCTCACCCTTCTCGCGGGTCTCGGCCCACGAGCAGTTGCTCTCGGGCTTCAGCATCGTGGGTGACGGTCTGCCGGAGCGGCTGCCGGGCGCCCGGGTGACTGGGAGCTTCTTCGAGACCTTCGGCACGAGGCCCACGCTGGGGCGCGGCTTCCTTCCGGAAGAGGACGTGGTGGGCGGCCCCCGCGTGGTCGTCCTCAGCGAGGGACTGTGGCAGCGGCGCTTCGGTGGCGCACCGGACGTGGTGGGCCGCTCCATCGTCCTCAACGACGAGCCCTACACGGTGGTGGGCGTGGCCCCCGCCACGTTCGCCCATCCCCGGGGCGCACTCCTGTGGACTCCACTCCAGCTCGACCTCACCGACCAAGCCGACGTCAACTTCCTCTTCGTGACCGGACGGCTGCGCCCGGGCATCACGCTCGACGGCGCGACGGCCATGCTGCGGACGCTGGGTGGACGCGTGCGCACGCAGAGCCCAGGCCTGCTCGACGAGGGCCAGGACTACGTCCCGGTGGAGCTCCGGACGTTCCTCGCGGGCGACCTGCGACAGGCGCTCTGGGTGCTGCTCGGCGCCGTGGGGCTGGTGCTGCTCATCGCGTGCGTCAACCTGGCCAACCTCCAGCTCGCGCGCGCGGCGACCCGCAACCGCGAGTGGGTCGTGCGCGCGGCGCTGGGCGCGGCCCCCGGGCGGCTCGCGCGGCAGATGCTCACCGAGAGCCTGCTGCTCTCCGTGCTGGGCGGAGGGCTCGGGGTGCTGCTGGCCTCGGCGGCGCTGCCCGGGCTCTTGTCACTGGCGCCGGACTCCTCCCCCTTGCTGTCCGGTGACAGCACGCAGGTGGGCATCGACGGCACGGTGCTGGGCTTCACGCTGGGCGCGTCGCTGCTCACGGGCCTGTTGTTCGGGCTGCTGCCCGCGTGGCAGGCGTCGCGCACGGACCTGGAGACCGCGCTGCGCGAAGGGGCCCAGCGCACGAGCCTGGGGCCCACGGGCGGTCGCACGCGCGCGCTCCTCGTGGTGGGCCAGGTGGCGCTGGCGGTGATGTTGCTCGTGGGCGCGGCGCTGCTCATCCGGGGGTTCTTCGCGCTCCAGGACGTCCAGCCGGGCTTCGACCCGCGCGGAGTCCACGTGCTGCGGATGTCGCTGCCGGAGGCGCGCTACGGCACGCTGCAGGCCCTGGAGCGCTTCGAGGCGCAGGTGGAGGAGCGGGTGCGGGCACTGCCCGGCGTGGAGGTGGTCGGCTTCACCTCCGCGCTGCCCATGGGCGCGGGCCCCAGCATGTCGTTCTCCATCGAGGGCAGGTACACGGGCGATGACAACGGCCCTGGCGCGGGCTGGGGACAGTACCGCCCGGTGACACCGGGCTACTTCCAGGCGCTGCGCATCGGCCTCGTGCGAGGGCGGCTCCTGACGGAGTCGGACGTGGCGGGCTCGGAGCCGGTGGTGGTCATCAACGAGACGGCGGCGCGTCGATTCTGGCGGGGCGAGGACCCCATGGGGCAGCGCATCCGGGTGGCGCACTCGGTGCCGGCCCTCCGGGACGAGGTGCCTCGCGTCGTGGTGGGCGTGGTGCGAGACGTGCGCGAGGATGGCCTGAACGACGAGCCGCCGCCGGTGATGTACCTGGCGCCCGGGCAGATGTCCCAGGGCATCACCTCCCTGCTCGTGCGGATGATTCCGCGCAACCTGCTGGTGCGCGCTCCGGGAGGCCACGCGGAGGTCATCGCTGCCGTCCAGCGCGAGGTGTGGGCGGTGGACGCGCAGCAGCCGGTGATGGAGACGCTGAAGCTGGAGGACCACGTCGCGCGCTCCCTCGGCTCCGAGCGCTTCAACATGGTGCTGCTGGCGATGATGGCGGCGCTGGCGCTCCTGCTGGCCGCGGTGGGCATCTACGGCGTGCTGTCCTATCTGGTGGGTCAACGCACGCGGGAGCTGGGCGTGCGCCTGGCGCTGGGCGCCACGCGGGGTCAGGTGGTGCGACTGGTGCTCCGGCAGGGCCTGGGCTCGGTGGCGGGAGGCGTGGTGCTGGGGTGCGCGGGCGCGCTGGCGCTGACGCGGCTGGTGTCGGGCTTCGTCCACGGTGTCAGCGCCCTGGACCCGCTGTCGTTCATCGCCGCGCCGCTGGTGCTGCTGACGGTGGGGCTGGTGGCGACGTGGATCCCCGCGCTGCGCGCCTCTCGCGTGGACCCCATCATCGCGCTCAAGTACGACTGA
- a CDS encoding DUF2380 domain-containing protein, which produces MELGLLRMTGPRLQGAMFGALLLATWVDFLQLADVLLRDCPMYGTERLFVDLGRVQGLMEPALKELVSMDAERIEVVATTMPELMGRLTREFDAIQRDARSAMEQGGKVMVAVQVLEMLALVSTLKVSLPRLPPSAPATLGVGLVMSSGGVMTGSRLVVSAEWVEMMRRLVRAGVISLPVASAAVRIHGGQVMMAHAHQDLPEDVQEALGDSPEVRGMHVTGRAGAGMSEAPKHHVMPKEHREWFEARGFKGDMDIDQFCVRLEQAHHEAIHGGGNWKLGRMWPGEWNQMIMRTLSAAETKTGRMLNRNEILTIVGDNMKEYRVPLKFVTGRGR; this is translated from the coding sequence ATGGAGCTGGGCCTTCTGCGCATGACGGGGCCGCGACTCCAAGGCGCGATGTTCGGAGCCCTGCTGCTGGCGACCTGGGTGGACTTCCTCCAGCTTGCTGACGTCTTGCTGCGGGACTGCCCCATGTACGGCACGGAGAGGCTGTTCGTGGACCTGGGGCGCGTCCAGGGATTGATGGAGCCCGCGCTGAAGGAGCTGGTGTCCATGGACGCCGAGCGCATCGAAGTGGTGGCGACCACGATGCCGGAGTTGATGGGGAGACTGACGCGTGAGTTCGACGCGATTCAGCGTGATGCGCGCTCGGCCATGGAGCAGGGCGGCAAGGTCATGGTGGCGGTGCAGGTGCTGGAGATGCTGGCCCTGGTTTCCACGCTGAAGGTGTCACTGCCCCGGCTCCCACCCTCCGCGCCCGCGACGCTCGGCGTGGGGCTCGTGATGAGTTCGGGGGGCGTCATGACGGGCTCGCGACTCGTGGTCTCCGCTGAGTGGGTGGAGATGATGCGGAGGCTGGTGCGGGCGGGCGTCATCTCGCTTCCCGTCGCGAGCGCGGCCGTCCGCATCCACGGTGGGCAGGTGATGATGGCCCATGCGCACCAGGACCTGCCCGAGGACGTACAAGAGGCGCTGGGGGACAGTCCCGAGGTGCGGGGCATGCACGTGACGGGCAGGGCAGGGGCGGGCATGTCCGAGGCTCCGAAGCACCACGTCATGCCGAAGGAGCACCGCGAGTGGTTCGAGGCGCGTGGCTTCAAGGGTGACATGGACATCGACCAGTTCTGTGTCCGGCTGGAGCAGGCTCACCACGAGGCGATTCACGGAGGCGGCAACTGGAAGCTGGGGCGCATGTGGCCCGGTGAGTGGAACCAGATGATCATGCGTACGTTGAGCGCGGCTGAGACGAAGACAGGTCGGATGTTGAATCGGAACGAGATCCTGACCATCGTTGGGGACAACATGAAGGAGTACAGAGTCCCGCTGAAGTTCGTCACCGGGAGAGGCCGATGA
- a CDS encoding esterase/lipase family protein, giving the protein MATVGKVDVALGVLNGVLGDYLHRQSNALATPMGLYHRGLPLPVEREALRAAHPTSTGRVALWVHGLAVTEAVWAFPSEPTTDYGTLLERDAGFTPLYLRYNTGLHISDNGEALAHLLQRLVAEFPVPITELVLVGYSMGGLVLRSACHIASEACLPWLSLVKRSCSIGVPHFGSPLERMGTVVAQVLRAVPNPYTRLVADVVDLRSSGVKDLGVARLRRQDWEDTSVPCMPLLPPPGIAHHLIVGALGQEGRWVSALFGDGVVSLASASGRTGARDSSPLFPPENVHVVSGIDHVTLAHHASVYARLCESLTVEAS; this is encoded by the coding sequence ATGGCAACTGTCGGCAAGGTCGACGTGGCGCTCGGTGTGCTCAACGGCGTGTTGGGTGACTATCTCCACCGTCAGAGCAACGCGCTCGCCACCCCCATGGGGCTCTATCACCGGGGCCTCCCGCTCCCCGTCGAGCGCGAGGCCCTGCGCGCCGCCCATCCGACCTCCACGGGACGCGTGGCCTTGTGGGTCCACGGGCTCGCCGTCACCGAGGCGGTCTGGGCCTTTCCCTCCGAGCCCACCACCGACTACGGCACCCTCCTGGAGCGCGACGCGGGCTTCACGCCGCTCTACCTCCGCTACAACACCGGCCTGCACATCTCCGACAATGGAGAGGCGCTCGCGCACCTGTTGCAACGGCTGGTCGCCGAGTTCCCCGTTCCCATCACCGAGCTCGTCCTGGTCGGCTACAGCATGGGCGGCCTCGTCCTGCGCAGCGCCTGCCACATCGCCTCCGAGGCGTGCCTGCCCTGGCTCTCCCTCGTGAAGCGCTCCTGCTCCATCGGCGTGCCCCACTTCGGCAGCCCGCTGGAGCGCATGGGCACCGTCGTCGCGCAGGTGCTGCGCGCCGTGCCCAATCCCTACACCCGCCTCGTCGCCGATGTCGTCGACCTGCGCAGCAGCGGCGTGAAGGACCTGGGCGTGGCTCGACTCCGCCGACAGGACTGGGAGGACACCTCGGTACCTTGCATGCCCCTGCTGCCTCCGCCGGGCATCGCCCATCACCTCATCGTCGGAGCGCTCGGGCAGGAGGGGCGGTGGGTCTCCGCTTTGTTCGGGGATGGTGTCGTCTCGCTGGCGAGCGCCTCCGGACGTACCGGGGCTCGTGATTCGAGCCCGCTGTTTCCTCCGGAGAACGTCCACGTCGTCTCGGGTATCGACCATGTCACGCTCGCTCACCACGCGTCAGTGTACGCGCGGCTGTGCGAGTCGCTCACGGTGGAGGCTTCATGA